From a region of the Anaeromyxobacter sp. genome:
- a CDS encoding NYN domain-containing protein: MKRDQNDQRIALFIDFENLVTRTGHSADTFDLQPALDTLLEKGKVVFRRAYADWTRFAAATQRLHDKGVELIDVPPSTRAGKNGADVRLVIDALELCYLREHIDTFVLASGDSDFCPLAYKLRENDRTVIGMAVKEATSPLFVKACDEFIYLRAPGQKRRDAAPAAKDKHEPVKAKVIPEIARESAAAILGKAAGPVNPSAIKAAIVRREPDFDERDHGFSSFSRLLEAMETEGLLRREQGAKGQWYVLPPAEQA, encoded by the coding sequence CGAGAACCTGGTGACCCGCACCGGGCACTCGGCCGACACCTTCGACCTGCAGCCGGCGCTGGACACGTTGCTGGAGAAGGGCAAGGTGGTCTTCCGCCGCGCCTACGCCGACTGGACCCGCTTCGCCGCGGCCACCCAGCGGCTGCACGACAAGGGCGTCGAGCTGATCGACGTGCCGCCCTCCACCCGGGCCGGCAAGAACGGCGCCGACGTCCGCCTGGTCATCGACGCGCTGGAGCTCTGCTACCTGCGCGAGCACATCGACACCTTCGTGCTGGCCTCGGGCGACTCCGACTTCTGCCCGCTGGCCTACAAGCTGCGCGAGAACGACCGCACCGTCATCGGCATGGCCGTCAAGGAGGCCACCAGCCCCCTCTTCGTGAAGGCCTGCGACGAGTTCATCTACCTGCGGGCCCCCGGCCAGAAGCGGCGCGACGCCGCCCCGGCCGCCAAGGACAAGCACGAGCCGGTGAAGGCCAAGGTCATCCCGGAGATCGCCCGCGAGTCGGCCGCCGCCATCCTCGGCAAGGCCGCCGGGCCGGTGAACCCCTCGGCCATCAAGGCCGCCATCGTGCGGCGCGAGCCGGACTTCGACGAGCGCGACCACGGCTTCTCCTCCTTCTCCCGGCTGCTCGAGGCCATGGAGACCGAGGGGCTCCTGCGGCGCGAGCAGGGCGCCAAGGGGCAGTGGTACGTGCTGCCCCCCGCCGAGCAGGCCTGA
- a CDS encoding AMP-binding protein, whose product MIPRLPVFRFPDRTLPAQLCRTAARVPERRFLAFFDPAAPADAPPREVSYGAFLTLVRRAAAFLRAAEVGPGDRVLLLAENSPEWPAFALAAMALRAEPAALFSSLAAGPAEEIARRVRPKAIFVSGLAQWRKLAPATAELTEAGLRAVLSLEPLAPDEVPPGLLLAFGDRALGAAAEALPVEELTRLAAAVGQEDPFLLLFTSGTTGRQKGVRLCQRSIVHAVDCGAAGVKTTENDLGLALLPFGHVAGHDQFFLAMAQGHGLAAIARKEDVPRALALGCTYVFSVPLVYERMRAQALAKVAALPGPVRSLVEASLRAAARVRVDGGGGALDRLLTGVADATVGKKLRAALGGRVRGVFSGGAPASGALFRFFEGLGLPFVELYGMTETAGLVSMNPFDGPRRAGSVGLTTPDHEVRVSDEGELQVRGPLLLTGYLEPSDGEGAFTPDGYYRTGDLARLDPDGALWITGRKKNLMVLSTGKKIAPEPIETAVASTAPFEGAVLLGEGRPFVALAVFVAQPELDRLAAAGLEPAEALLPQARAALGAFSDHELPKKLLVIPGTPQDHPTLITPTLKLKRDAVAAYLGARVAALFTR is encoded by the coding sequence ATGATCCCTCGTCTCCCCGTCTTCCGGTTCCCGGACCGCACCCTCCCCGCCCAGCTCTGCCGCACCGCCGCGCGGGTGCCAGAGCGCCGCTTCCTGGCGTTCTTCGACCCCGCCGCGCCGGCCGACGCGCCCCCGCGCGAGGTGAGCTACGGCGCCTTCCTCACCCTGGTGCGCCGCGCCGCCGCCTTCCTGCGCGCCGCCGAGGTGGGCCCGGGCGACCGGGTGCTGCTGCTGGCCGAGAACTCGCCGGAGTGGCCGGCCTTCGCCCTGGCGGCCATGGCGCTGCGCGCCGAGCCGGCCGCCCTCTTCTCCAGCCTGGCGGCCGGTCCCGCCGAGGAGATCGCCCGGCGGGTGCGCCCCAAGGCCATCTTCGTCTCCGGCCTGGCGCAGTGGCGCAAGCTGGCGCCGGCCACCGCCGAGCTCACCGAGGCCGGCCTGCGCGCCGTGCTCTCGCTGGAGCCGCTGGCCCCGGACGAGGTGCCGCCCGGCCTGCTGCTGGCCTTCGGCGATCGCGCCCTCGGCGCGGCGGCCGAGGCGCTGCCGGTCGAGGAGCTGACGCGCCTGGCCGCCGCGGTGGGCCAGGAGGACCCCTTCCTGCTGCTCTTCACCAGCGGCACCACCGGGCGCCAGAAGGGGGTGCGGCTCTGCCAGCGCTCCATCGTGCACGCGGTGGACTGCGGCGCCGCCGGGGTGAAGACCACCGAGAACGACCTCGGCCTGGCGCTGCTCCCCTTCGGCCACGTGGCCGGCCACGACCAGTTCTTCCTGGCCATGGCCCAGGGCCACGGGCTGGCCGCGATCGCCCGCAAGGAGGACGTGCCGCGGGCCCTGGCGCTGGGCTGCACCTACGTCTTCTCGGTGCCCCTGGTCTACGAGCGGATGCGCGCCCAGGCCCTGGCCAAGGTGGCGGCGCTGCCCGGCCCGGTGCGCTCGCTGGTGGAGGCCTCGCTGCGGGCGGCGGCGCGGGTGCGGGTGGACGGCGGGGGCGGCGCCCTCGATCGGCTGCTGACCGGGGTGGCCGACGCCACCGTGGGCAAGAAGCTGCGCGCCGCCCTGGGCGGCCGGGTGCGCGGGGTCTTCTCCGGCGGCGCCCCCGCCTCCGGCGCGCTCTTCCGCTTCTTCGAGGGGCTGGGGCTGCCCTTCGTGGAGCTGTACGGCATGACCGAGACGGCCGGGCTGGTCTCCATGAACCCGTTCGACGGCCCGCGCCGCGCCGGATCGGTGGGGCTGACCACCCCGGACCACGAGGTGCGGGTCTCCGACGAGGGCGAGCTGCAGGTGCGCGGCCCGCTGCTCCTGACCGGCTACCTCGAGCCGTCCGACGGCGAGGGCGCCTTCACCCCCGACGGCTACTACCGGACCGGCGACCTGGCCCGCCTCGACCCGGACGGCGCGCTCTGGATCACCGGCCGCAAGAAGAACCTGATGGTGCTCTCCACCGGCAAGAAGATCGCGCCGGAGCCCATCGAGACGGCGGTGGCGTCGACCGCGCCCTTCGAGGGGGCGGTGCTGCTCGGCGAGGGGCGCCCCTTCGTGGCGCTGGCGGTCTTCGTGGCCCAGCCCGAGCTCGACCGCCTGGCCGCCGCCGGCCTGGAGCCGGCCGAGGCGCTGCTGCCGCAGGCCCGCGCCGCCCTGGGCGCCTTCTCCGACCACGAGCTGCCCAAGAAGTTGCTGGTCATCCCGGGCACGCCGCAGGACCACCCCACCCTCATCACCCCCACGCTGAAGCTGAAGCGCGACGCGGTGGCGGCCTACCTGGGCGCGCGGGTGGCGGCGCTCTTCACCCGCTGA
- a CDS encoding DTW domain-containing protein, translating to MRETCRRCLRPTAFCVCEHLPLLEARTQVVILQHPREARLAICSAWLCHAALAGSELYATVKLDEHPRVRALCQAPGTWLLFPGEGAVPAASLAGAPPAALIVIDATWPQAVKLLRKNPRVAALPRLALAPGTVAPSGYQGLREEPAEGHLATIDAVAEALGALESDPARFAPMRAAFRLAVERQIACSQDQRRTPRHRPGTPRAQRVKSAATRAPR from the coding sequence GTGAGGGAGACCTGCCGGCGCTGCCTGCGCCCCACCGCGTTCTGCGTCTGCGAGCACCTGCCCCTCCTCGAGGCGCGCACCCAGGTGGTCATCCTGCAGCACCCGCGGGAGGCCCGCCTGGCCATCTGCTCGGCCTGGCTCTGCCACGCCGCCCTGGCCGGCTCGGAGCTGTACGCCACGGTCAAGCTCGACGAGCACCCCCGGGTGCGGGCGCTCTGCCAGGCGCCCGGCACCTGGCTCCTCTTCCCGGGGGAGGGCGCGGTGCCGGCGGCCTCGCTGGCTGGTGCGCCGCCGGCCGCGCTGATCGTCATCGACGCCACCTGGCCGCAGGCGGTCAAGCTCCTGCGGAAGAACCCGCGGGTGGCGGCGCTGCCGAGGCTGGCGCTGGCGCCGGGCACGGTGGCGCCCAGCGGCTACCAGGGGCTGCGCGAGGAGCCGGCCGAGGGGCATCTGGCCACCATCGACGCGGTGGCCGAGGCGCTGGGGGCGCTGGAGTCGGACCCGGCCCGCTTCGCCCCCATGCGCGCCGCCTTCCGGCTGGCGGTGGAGCGGCAGATCGCCTGCTCGCAGGACCAGCGGCGCACCCCGCGCCACCGCCCCGGCACCCCGCGCGCTCAGCGGGTGAAGAGCGCCGCCACCCGCGCGCCCAGGTAG
- a CDS encoding DUF5020 family protein codes for MTKRLAHLFAALSLAALLAPAAAQAEFGTTNFQLLQGYGFTSDSNDPNATSDDKLTVVTVNHYSTFAYGDNFLFVDFGRGKYGGATEVESNAYGEWHPRLFLNKVLGMESGGFIKNWGLAGEINQGGGFYAYLAGGTVDMAIPGFQVAGLSVFYRYDQFAEATYQISPWWNVPFSLGPTKWVFTGFLDLTTNKDGDMDLMTQPELLLDVGAFAGNPGKFHVGCEWYLHSFTDFTGKSQTVSAPQIMVQWTPFTQFVP; via the coding sequence ATGACCAAGCGTCTCGCTCATCTCTTCGCCGCCCTGTCGCTCGCCGCCCTGCTCGCGCCCGCCGCCGCCCAGGCCGAGTTCGGCACCACGAACTTCCAGCTCCTCCAGGGCTACGGCTTCACGTCCGACTCCAACGACCCGAACGCCACCTCGGACGACAAGCTGACGGTGGTCACGGTCAACCACTACAGCACCTTCGCCTACGGCGATAACTTCCTGTTCGTCGACTTCGGGCGCGGCAAGTACGGCGGCGCCACCGAGGTCGAGTCGAACGCCTACGGCGAGTGGCACCCCCGCCTGTTCCTGAACAAGGTGCTCGGCATGGAGTCCGGCGGCTTCATCAAGAACTGGGGCCTGGCCGGCGAGATCAACCAGGGCGGCGGGTTCTACGCCTACCTGGCCGGCGGCACCGTGGACATGGCCATCCCGGGCTTCCAGGTGGCCGGCCTGTCGGTCTTCTACCGCTACGACCAGTTCGCCGAGGCCACCTACCAGATCTCCCCCTGGTGGAACGTGCCGTTCTCCCTCGGGCCGACCAAGTGGGTCTTCACCGGCTTCCTCGACCTGACCACCAACAAGGACGGGGACATGGACCTGATGACGCAGCCCGAGCTGCTGCTCGACGTCGGCGCCTTCGCCGGCAACCCGGGCAAGTTCCACGTGGGCTGCGAGTGGTACCTGCACTCCTTCACGGACTTCACGGGCAAGAGCCAGACCGTCTCCGCCCCGCAGATCATGGTCCAGTGGACGCCGTTCACGCAGTTCGTGCCGTAG
- the uraA gene encoding uracil permease, with product MSTPRTIQIEERVPLLQSIPLSLQHLFAMFGATVLVPLLVGLHPSVTLFTSGVGTLLYILITKGKIPAYLGSSFAFIAAILSITHASFGTPASDELIATVMGGCIAVGLIYLVVAAAVAKFGTAWINKLLPPVVIGPVVMVIGLGLAQVAVAMATTGSGVASNVFDPKLFRGDFFAVAMVALVIAILAAQYLTGFLGVIPILIGVIGGYVVALLAGQVNLGGVASAGLFAVPHFVLPRFDLGAVILMAPISLVVITEHIGHLIVTNNVVGRDLVKDPGLHRSLAGDGAAVVFSGLLGGPPNTTYGENIGVMAVTRVFSVWVIGGAAVMAIAMSFLPKVGALIGSIPVHVMGGICILLFGIIASAGVRMMVEDKTDFSQKRNLIIVSVILVIGIGGAKLHFGATEIGEMSLATYVGVLLNLILPKAKA from the coding sequence ATGTCCACGCCGCGCACCATCCAGATCGAGGAGCGGGTCCCCCTGCTCCAGTCCATCCCGCTCTCGCTGCAGCACCTCTTCGCCATGTTCGGCGCCACCGTGCTGGTGCCCCTGCTGGTGGGCCTGCACCCCTCGGTGACCCTCTTCACCAGCGGCGTCGGCACGCTGCTCTACATCCTCATCACCAAGGGCAAGATCCCGGCCTACCTGGGCTCCTCCTTCGCCTTCATCGCGGCCATCCTTTCCATCACCCACGCCTCCTTCGGCACGCCGGCCAGCGACGAGCTGATCGCCACCGTCATGGGCGGCTGCATCGCGGTGGGCCTGATCTACCTGGTGGTGGCCGCCGCGGTGGCCAAGTTCGGCACCGCCTGGATCAACAAGCTGCTGCCGCCGGTGGTCATCGGCCCGGTGGTCATGGTGATCGGCCTGGGCCTGGCGCAGGTGGCGGTGGCCATGGCCACCACCGGCAGCGGCGTGGCCTCCAACGTCTTCGACCCCAAGCTCTTCCGCGGGGACTTCTTCGCGGTGGCCATGGTGGCCCTGGTGATCGCCATCCTGGCGGCCCAGTACCTGACCGGCTTCCTGGGCGTCATCCCCATCCTGATCGGCGTGATCGGCGGCTACGTGGTGGCGCTGCTGGCCGGCCAGGTGAACCTGGGCGGCGTGGCCTCGGCGGGCCTCTTCGCCGTGCCGCACTTCGTCCTGCCCCGCTTCGACCTGGGCGCCGTGATCCTCATGGCCCCCATCTCGCTGGTGGTCATCACCGAGCACATCGGCCACCTGATCGTCACCAACAACGTGGTCGGGCGCGACCTGGTGAAGGACCCGGGCCTGCACCGCTCGCTGGCCGGCGACGGGGCCGCGGTGGTCTTCTCCGGCCTGCTGGGCGGCCCGCCCAACACCACCTACGGCGAGAACATCGGCGTGATGGCGGTGACCCGGGTCTTCTCGGTGTGGGTCATCGGCGGCGCGGCCGTCATGGCCATCGCCATGTCCTTCCTGCCGAAGGTGGGCGCCCTCATCGGCTCCATCCCGGTGCACGTCATGGGCGGCATCTGCATCCTGCTCTTCGGCATCATCGCCTCGGCCGGCGTGCGCATGATGGTGGAGGACAAGACCGACTTCTCGCAGAAGCGGAACCTGATCATCGTCTCGGTGATCCTGGTGATCGGCATCGGCGGCGCCAAGCTCCACTTCGGCGCGACGGAGATCGGCGAGATGTCGCTGGCGACCTACGTGGGCGTGCTGCTGAACCTGATCCTGCCGAAGGCGAAGGCCTAA